Proteins from a single region of Bacteroidales bacterium:
- a CDS encoding DUF937 domain-containing protein: MGFFDLLKGFTGGSSKGKGSMLDSVIDLVGSGNNGFGGLVDKFAKKGFGDIIESWIGKGKNKTISAEQLIKVLGKAKIKEIAKSTGMKTGETASKLSELLPQVIDKLTPSGKVDKDDDKGFDFSVITDLFK, translated from the coding sequence ATGGGATTCTTTGATTTATTAAAAGGCTTTACTGGCGGCAGTTCTAAAGGTAAAGGTTCAATGCTTGATTCTGTTATAGACCTTGTTGGTAGCGGCAATAATGGATTTGGTGGCTTGGTTGACAAATTCGCTAAAAAAGGTTTTGGCGATATTATTGAATCATGGATTGGGAAAGGGAAAAATAAGACTATTTCTGCTGAGCAACTAATAAAAGTTTTAGGTAAGGCAAAAATTAAAGAAATTGCAAAGAGCACAGGAATGAAAACAGGCGAAACTGCTTCAAAATTGTCAGAACTTTTACCTCAGGTAATAGATAAACTAACTCCTAGTGGGAAAGTTGACAAAGATGATGAC